The sequence below is a genomic window from Pseudomonadota bacterium.
TAATTCCTTTGATAATGAGTTTATCTAACCCGCCGTTGATGGACATGATTTTAAAGTTTACCATAACTATCCTGAAGTTTCTCATTAAAAACGGCAAAGCATGGCTTTCATTGACTTTTGACTGTTCTTATGCTAAAAAACAAAATAACGGTGGGTGTAGCTCAACGGTTAGAGCATCAGGCTGTGGTCCTGGGGGTTGAGGGTTCGAGACCCTTCACTCACCCCAATATATTCGCTATAAATCAAGAATGGCACAAAAAAGCTGGAAAAGATGAGGATCCTTCGATGAAGAACACGGTCCTGCTGTGGACAATCATTTTGGCATTTATGCTTTTCTCCCATTCACAGACGTATTCAGCTACAGCAGACACGGACAATAGGAGGGACACGGTGGAAGAGGAGATTTGGGCATTGGAAGAGGCGTACTTCGCAAACCTCTATAAAGCAAATTATGAGGGGGTACTTGCCATTGTGCATAGTCAATTCCTTGGATGGCCGGGCGCCGTGCCGCAACCGATTGACAGAGAAGAAAGTGCTCGTTTCATGAAGCAATTAGTCCCCAAGCCCACTTCATGCACTTTCGAGATTGAACGAGCCGGTATCCGGTTGCTGGGAGAGGTCGCACTGACTCAATACATCATTCACGTCAATTGCAGTGACACCGCCGGTGTGACGCAAACACAATCATCGCGGATAACCCATACGTGGGCAAAAGAGAGCGCTTGCTGGAAATTGCTGGGGGGCATGAGCTACGATAAATGAGCCGATTTAAAAAAACCTATCAGAGAAGGTTTACTCAGCTATCAAAAAGTTTTTCCTGCCATAGCGCAATTCATTGTATCCTTTTTATCATGCCGTATTAATATTCAATGTTCCGTGGAAGAGTCCATTTTTAACTTTTAAATCTATCGAAACCAATCCACTTTTATTTTTAAGATGCCAGAACATAAGAAAATATTTGTATTTT
It includes:
- a CDS encoding nuclear transport factor 2 family protein, whose translation is MKNTVLLWTIILAFMLFSHSQTYSATADTDNRRDTVEEEIWALEEAYFANLYKANYEGVLAIVHSQFLGWPGAVPQPIDREESARFMKQLVPKPTSCTFEIERAGIRLLGEVALTQYIIHVNCSDTAGVTQTQSSRITHTWAKESACWKLLGGMSYDK